Genomic segment of Salvia hispanica cultivar TCC Black 2014 chromosome 2, UniMelb_Shisp_WGS_1.0, whole genome shotgun sequence:
ATTCAGTAGACTTCTCACAAGCAAATTTTTTGAAGTTAACAAACAAATTCTGTTTTCTTGTTTGTGTAGCATCGAATCTTCTGTTTGTTGAGTCTCCAGCTGGTGTAGGGTGGTCGTATTCAAATACCAGCTCAGACTACAATTGTGGCGATGCATCCACAGGTAGCAGCGAGTTGCTTGGTTCACTCCATACTTCATTCTGATATGTTATTAGCATGAACAGATCATATGCCTACTCTTGAATCTTTTTATAAGCACCCTACATGTCCGCGTATTTTCTGATATTCGACCAACTAGAATTGCACGAATTTTATGTTGTATGGCAGCAATGGATATGCACATGTTCATGATGGAATGGTATAAGAAGTTTCCTACCTTCCGGACCAGAGATTTATTTCTCACTGGTGAAAGTTATGCCGGTAAGAAAGCATCAATTAGTCTTTGTTCAATGTTACCTTGGTAGCTTTCTCTTAAATGAAATTGTATCTTTAGGGCATTACATCCCACAATTAGCTATTGCGCTTCTCGACCACAACGAGCATTCTAAAGACTTCAAGTTCAATATCAAGGGTGTTGCTGTAAGAACATACATATCTTTTTGTTGGATTTGCATTTTCCAAAATCTTGGAAACATGTTCGTAATCGCTTCTTGTTTGGCCAGATTGGCAACCCGCTTCTGAGGCTTGATCGTGATATTCCAGCAACGTATGAATTCTTCTGGTCACATGGAATGATTTCGGATGAAGTTGGACTTGCCATCATGAATGACTGTGATTTCGACGATTATAAATTCCCTAGCCCACACAATGTGTCAAAATCCTGCATTGAGGCCATATCCGAGGCAAATGAGATTGTTGGTGACTATGTTAACAATTATGATGTTATTCTGGATGTGTGCTATCCATCCATTGTAGAGCAAGAACTGCGTCTCAAGAAACTGGTAAAGTTTGAatctttttttgtaaaatcCAGACCTTGAACAACTAGACGAATAACACTATATGTCGTTGCAGGCTACCAAGATCAGTGTTGGAGTAGACGTCTGCATGAGCTACGAGAGGCGCTTCTACTTCAACCTTCCCGAGGTTCAAAAGGCGTTACATGCAAATCGAACCAATCTACCATATAGGTGGTCTATGTGCAGTGGGTAAGCCTAGCAATGCCTCTCTCCATCTTTGCTACTAAAATTTGCCAGATTTTTCATTTGCTTTAAACCATGCAGCCTTCTGAATTACAACGAGGCAGATGGTAACATTGACATTCTTCCTTTGCTAAAGAGGATCATTCGAAACCACATTCCGGTTTGGATTTTTAGGTAAACTATTCCTCACCTCAATATGAATGTGAATCTCACACTTCAAGAACTGATGAAAACTTTGCACATGATCTGAATTTCAGCGGGGATCAAGATTCCGTTGTACCTTTACTTGGTTCACGTACATTAGTACGCGAGCTTGCTCATGATCTCGGGTTCAAAATCACAGTCCCGTATGGAGCTTGGTTCCATAAAGGACAGGTACGCCCTTTTTGTCGCTGCTCCTTTCTCAGATATGCCGTTAACTTTGGCGAATGCAGGTGGGAGGTTGGGTGACTGAGTATGGAAAGTTGCTGACTTTCGCAACGGTTAGGGGTGCTGCTCATATGGTGCCATATGCACAGCCATCAAGGGCTCTGCATCTCTTCAGCTCGTTTGTCCGAGGCCGGCAACTGCCAAACAGCACACGACCTTCCATTGACGAATAAGGATGACTAAAGTGAGCTTGGTGTTACTTTCTTTGGTGTGTTTTGGATTTGATTCAGAGTTATTTATGTTGAGTTTGATTTTTGTAACAAGAAAGGAAAATCACATAAATGATGATGgtgtattcattttttctttgtgaAAGTGAATggaatatttatgttttaaggTAAAAAGTTTCAAGTTCAGAGTCCCAAAAACGCAATTCTTATTAGTAGATCCAAGTTTACATGCGACaatctatttttcattatatatatttaactaAAGTTCAAATTTGGTCCCTATATTTGTTCTAAAAAACTTTTTGGTCATGTAGTATAGATTAAGTGTGTTAtcttttggtcctaaacaaaaagttttagtccaaaattaatattttccattaaaaaacTTAAAGGTCAAACGTGTTTGAccacattaattatttaataataaatctaattaaataactaaCCTAACTAATTCAATctaattaactaataaaatttattatggaTCGAATGGGTAAAGATAGCATTTGAGATTGACCAAcatcttaattttaattttacttctaattaagtaattaataacacctaataatatcataaaaaacacatatataaGTCCCAGTTTCTCATTgtatgaaaacaaaattttgaaatataaaaatgaacaGTTAAACATATATGTATTTGAAAACGAAATCTTACACAACTACAATAAAAATCAACGGATGAGTGAAGCAATTGAGACCTCAAATCCTTGAACAGCTGTGatcaaaatcttgattgaTAGTCATTCtcattctaattttattaccaCCAAGTGATTTCAGGCTAGCCAACCAATTGCACCATGCCACCTATCATTGCTTCTTTCAAATATCTGAAACATTTTAAGAATTTGAGAaaagacatttcattttaaatagtaAATTTAAGTTCTATAGTACatccgtccaccaaaaatagTCATGAACGTAGAAACTTAACTCGTCAAATAATCTAACACAAGACTCTCTGATGCAAGGAAGCACCAGAGAGTCTCTAGAATGTTATGCAAATGTCATACTATTagcattttgtttttaattaagatcAATATACTATGTTGCTATTTTTGCATTTATGA
This window contains:
- the LOC125204075 gene encoding serine carboxypeptidase-like 42 translates to MWWLAVVVVGLVVVGGGYGFPEEDLVVKLPGQPPVKFRQYAGYVDVDVKNGRSLFYYFVEAADDPHHKPLTLWLNGGPGCSSMGGGAFTELGPFFPRGDGRSLRINSKSWNKASNLLFVESPAGVGWSYSNTSSDYNCGDASTAMDMHMFMMEWYKKFPTFRTRDLFLTGESYAGHYIPQLAIALLDHNEHSKDFKFNIKGVAIGNPLLRLDRDIPATYEFFWSHGMISDEVGLAIMNDCDFDDYKFPSPHNVSKSCIEAISEANEIVGDYVNNYDVILDVCYPSIVEQELRLKKLATKISVGVDVCMSYERRFYFNLPEVQKALHANRTNLPYRWSMCSGLLNYNEADGNIDILPLLKRIIRNHIPVWIFSGDQDSVVPLLGSRTLVRELAHDLGFKITVPYGAWFHKGQVGGWVTEYGKLLTFATVRGAAHMVPYAQPSRALHLFSSFVRGRQLPNSTRPSIDE